In Schizosaccharomyces osmophilus chromosome 1, complete sequence, the genomic window TAATCAGTCTTTGTCTGATTGCGACGTGCTCACCTCCTTCTTGTCAAATTTCTTTAGCCATCCGAATCGAAGATATGAAGAAACCTTTGCATCCACTTTGATAAAGGGTAATAATGAGGAAAGGAGCAGTCActtgttttcatttaagCCGAGTTCATCTCCTGATCTTCGACTGAGTATAGAGTCATGTTTGGATCTTCGGTTACACCCTCCTTCCATACCTACGAAGGATTGGGCATGGCTAAGCAGGCCTGCCAAAGTGTTTTGCTGCTCTGTTCCTGGAAACCGAACATCCGGTGTTCCTCGAATTCTACTGACGACGAAAATTAATTTAAGTAAATGCatatatgaaaataagCAAGCAGTGCTGCACCGATATCAACTTGAAACAGACTACAAGACAATATTGAAGGAATGGGaagatttatttaataCGCTTACTGGgagaaaaattttaaacTGTGACATTACAGAACTGTTGAATGACGGTTATATCCTTTTGAAAGATAGAAACTTGGCATTAGCGAGTCATTTGGACGTGATTAAGGAGACGACCAAGAATAAATTGAATACTTTGGTCGAAAATACGAACGCAGTACATCACAAACTCGCTTCATTATATAATGATTTAAAGAATTCATGTGTTCGACGCTTGAGAGCAGTAATCCTGGAACCTTCaatattatatatttgTTTAGACCAGCATAGTACAAGGGAGAATAATGATCTGCGTCAACTAAGTCCTACCATGGATTCTCGCCAATGGTATTTAGTGAATTTTACATCTGCTGCCGTTATAACTGATGAGGTTTTACCATGTGCTGTAAAACCTGTAACATTTGACGAAGTTGTACTCAATTTTGAGAATCATGTCTCTTATCACTCTcgatttttgatttatgTTGCTGATGAGCCACCAACAGATTCCCATGTTCCGTCGATACCAAATACGATTAAGCACTTTATTCAAGAAGACAATGAATACTTCGATGATGAGCTTTCGGGACGTGCTTTTTGTGATAGTGCTAGCACCCGAAGCTCTAGAAGCAATGATAGTGGAGACGATACATCCGACTTTGATCCTGATGATCATGGATTACAGTTACGTATTCCTCGTATTAATACAAATGTACGAGGACATCAATCAAGAAACAGCGCTTGCGAGTTCCCTGAAAGTATGCATGTGGAGCATAGTAAAGAAGAGTTATGAGTTTGTTGATTTAATAtttatgtttgttttcatgtTGACTTTTCGAGAAAGTGGGAGTATATTATATGACATTTTCATGGCAACTGCGACACCTTGACAAGATGTCTTTTAGAGAAATGATGGATTTACGAATTGTTTTGATGACGAGAAGgacgaaaaagaaagcgaaATATCGATTATAAttgtaaaagaaacataaaGATGTATTTCAATACAAATATGCGTCTAGCatatgaagaaggaaattaCAGAGGTTTGAAGTCATATAATTCAATGCACTACAGTAGTTTGAATAAATAAGAGTACGAGTCTCCGGAAGGCAAGCAAAAACGGTAAAGTACTGATGAATTTGGTACTATACATATAGGCGGTGGACGAAAAATGAGGATTGTCAAAAAGAAGTCCTAAATAAATATCATAAGTTATGAGAGCAATCGCAGACCCGACATTATCGTCGAACAATCATAATGTCTAATAAGAGCATGAAGATATGGAAGTTATACGTTATCCCTGGCGTCTAATAGTGTCTGCATCAAAGACGTCAAAACaggtttgctttttttgtagtACTTTTGTCTATGAGCCTGCAGCTTTGCCGTGCAGGGACTCATAAGACTGTCGGTAGGACTGGAAACTGCCTTGTTCTTTTCCGGAAGAAATCGAGGTTCTAGTATTTGTTTACGCAGACTTTTACTCCCCTGATGAAGTGGTAGTACCGAGATTTCAggcaattctttctttggcaTATGTTCAGCGTAAGCCATTTCGACAGCCTTTTCCGATTGACTTTTGTAGTTTATAAATGCACAAGATGGCACTTGCAGagtttttatatttattgtttgtttaAATGTTTTGGTATGGGTTACTGTGGCAACAGcagaaaagtaaacaaataccCCGAATCAACAGAATGAACGCTTCCTTTTGCTTAtgatttgtaaacaaaactaaCAACAATACATTCTCGTAGATGAAAGTGGAAAGGTACTAAGCATCTATAGTCATAGTAAGCtaagaaaagagaatgaaatGGTGCCAAATTTCAGAggaaatttattttttaattaacATATTATATCTACATTATAAACAACATGCTCAGGAACACCATGTAGAACCTTGAAAGAATCCTTATTTACCCAATAATATCATTAAACAGACATgccaaaaaaaaccaaataattaaaaagcTGAACCCTAACACTGATTAAAAATCTTCTAGTACCCTACCACTGCGTTGCTTTGAAcgcttgtttttcttgttgtgctttttggaagaagcagcCACAACAGCATCGGGAGATACGCCGACTTCCAAAGTACTAATTTGACGAGCTTTACGACGTGACAATGGCTTTCCTTGGACGTTCATTGGATATTTTGGAGTACCATCGTCATTCAAACGACGCTGAAAGGCCTGGGTAgtgtttcttcctttgtaTTCAGGACCTTGAATGTTGGAAGCAGCAGTTCCACGCACAAATGAGCGAACATGAGGGTTTTCTGAAAAATATTCCTTGTCAATTTCCTCGCTTTCACGAAGAGCTAGCTTATCTTTAAGGGTTGCACTTTGAAGCTTTCGGCCAACGTCTTCATCAACTGAAGAAAGATAATTGAGATGATGTTCTTTATTGAATTGCATATCGGAGTCAGGATAGTTAGGTGGTGGGTGAACGTAAATCAATTTACCGTTCACGTAATCCTTAAGCAAAATTCTTGCTGCTCTTGAGTCATCAGGAGTACCATGATGCGCTCTCATAAAACCACGGGCTCTGGCATATGGGAACAACACCTCTTCGGCTGAAGGTACACCGGATCCACCCTCTTCTTTGGGACGGGTACGAATATTGATGGTATAAATGTTTTCAAGCACTTCTTTGGGAATTCTATTAGCCAACATGGCAGAAGGAGCAGTGTGCTCACGCATTTGGTCAATAGGTAAAACACCATCCACAACCAACTCTGCTTGGGTAGTAGCAAAAGAAGGGAATACTAAACCGGGACAATCCAACAAAGTTACCTTGTCAGTCAAGTTGATAGTTTGAAAGTGCTTAGTCTTACCGGGTGTAGAAGAAACCGAGACAGTTTTATGGCCAACTAAAGCATTGATGGTGGACGATTTACCGACGTTGGGGTAGCCGACAAGTCCAAAAGTCAACTTGCCCTTGTCTTTTGCAAGGTTAGTTGCAtaagtttcaaaaattcctaATAAATTGTCTAAAGTAGCGATGCGATGATCCTCTGTATGAGTTTCAGCGGCCTTTAGACTTTCAGGGACATCATCAGTGGCTTCTTCAGCTTCGTCCATGATTGATTCAGCAGCTAGACGGgcagaaaaaaagagatagGATATATTGTGTTCATTAAAGTAAGCAGCCCAgtactttctttgttcgGTAGTGAGCATATCAGCCTTGTTGACCAacaaaaagttctttttcttgggGTCAACTTCTCGAACATAGTGTTCCAAATTTGCGGAAcggaaaaacaaaggatttCTGGCATCAACGATCTGAACAACCACATCGGATCGTTCAATGACACGCCATAGTTGTCTCCAAATTTGAAGGTTACGTTCAAATGGAGTGATGACAAATCCTTCGACCTCTTGCAACTGAGCCAAACTACGTCGCCaatccaaaaatgaatctttttccattctttcaagttcttcGGGTGTGGTTGATTCGTTCCAACGAGGACGGCGGGGAATTGTAAGACgatctttgtttttctcttggCGTGTTCTTGAATTCTTGGCCTCTTCCGCAGTTGGCAAAAAGGGGTTTTGCTCGGGGTTTTGGATT contains:
- the spo12 gene encoding Spo12 family nuclear protein, with the protein product MAYAEHMPKKELPEISVLPLHQGKPRFLPEKNKAVSSPTDSLMSPCTAKLQAHRQKYYKKSKPVLTSLMQTLLDARDNV
- a CDS encoding GTP binding protein, HSR1-related, translated to MVLPKSKNNYGLGRAIQADFAKSRKNRKGGLKHTTEMDPRAKKPLLQSVTQESNLEEFLNTAELGEVDFVAEKQNVRVIQNPEQNPFLPTAEEAKNSRTRQEKNKDRLTIPRRPRWNESTTPEELERMEKDSFLDWRRSLAQLQEVEGFVITPFERNLQIWRQLWRVIERSDVVVQIVDARNPLFFRSANLEHYVREVDPKKKNFLLVNKADMLTTEQRKYWAAYFNEHNISYLFFSARLAAESIMDEAEEATDDVPESLKAAETHTEDHRIATLDNLLGIFETYATNLAKDKGKLTFGLVGYPNVGKSSTINALVGHKTVSVSSTPGKTKHFQTINLTDKVTLLDCPGLVFPSFATTQAELVVDGVLPIDQMREHTAPSAMLANRIPKEVLENIYTINIRTRPKEEGGSGVPSAEEVLFPYARARGFMRAHHGTPDDSRAARILLKDYVNGKLIYVHPPPNYPDSDMQFNKEHHLNYLSSVDEDVGRKLQSATLKDKLALRESEEIDKEYFSENPHVRSFVRGTAASNIQGPEYKGRNTTQAFQRRLNDDGTPKYPMNVQGKPLSRRKARQISTLEVGVSPDAVVAASSKKHNKKNKRSKQRSGRVLEDF
- the ucp6 gene encoding UBA domain protein Ucp6; protein product: MDLNAKIETLKSMGIPEPDAREALARCNNDVEGAAEYIFGGHLEKNRLVPVASNVSLESSLPSYNDSFFLPSPQKRKRLIESVGSVLKPSPLFPSIAPFLVALNGIPLAKNVLIQSLNESGSLVDSEPYLTASHPQDQLHPSSSSISRFSQQSYHRFGSPAWWFGEEPCVPPSKDVRSILHLQTARALEFLSSSHRLYLDSTHITSAFSQLLSEAGLRNQSLSDCDVLTSFLSNFFSHPNRRYEETFASTLIKGNNEERSSHLFSFKPSSSPDLRLSIESCLDLRLHPPSIPTKDWAWLSRPAKVFCCSVPGNRTSGVPRILLTTKINLSKCIYENKQAVLHRYQLETDYKTILKEWEDLFNTLTGRKILNCDITELLNDGYILLKDRNLALASHLDVIKETTKNKLNTLVENTNAVHHKLASLYNDLKNSCVRRLRAVILEPSILYICLDQHSTRENNDLRQLSPTMDSRQWYLVNFTSAAVITDEVLPCAVKPVTFDEVVLNFENHVSYHSRFLIYVADEPPTDSHVPSIPNTIKHFIQEDNEYFDDELSGRAFCDSASTRSSRSNDSGDDTSDFDPDDHGLQLRIPRINTNVRGHQSRNSACEFPESMHVEHSKEEL